One genomic segment of Paraburkholderia aromaticivorans includes these proteins:
- a CDS encoding ABC transporter permease — translation MAALTRREILSRYRGSVMGLTWSIVQPLLMLAMYTVVFGTLLKSRWPGTDNSFQFAVILFVGLILFNFFAECLNRAPAIITANANYVTKVVFPLEILPWIAVASAAFHFLTSFAVWIVFALCVYGKLQWTIVFLPALFIPLAFVALGVGWLFAATGVYVRDLTYVTALLSSMLMFLSPVFYALNTLPPTFRALVLVNPLTFIIEQARAVMIHGDLPDFVGIVIYLLCSIAFAWLCLAWFQKTREGFADVL, via the coding sequence ATCGCCGCGCTAACCAGGCGTGAAATACTGAGCCGGTATCGCGGCTCGGTAATGGGACTTACGTGGTCCATCGTTCAGCCGTTGCTCATGCTCGCAATGTATACGGTCGTCTTTGGCACGCTGCTGAAATCGCGCTGGCCGGGAACCGACAATAGTTTTCAGTTCGCCGTGATTCTGTTCGTCGGGCTCATTCTTTTCAATTTCTTTGCCGAATGTCTGAATAGGGCGCCGGCCATTATCACGGCCAACGCCAACTACGTAACGAAGGTCGTGTTTCCGCTCGAGATCCTGCCATGGATCGCGGTGGCGTCGGCGGCGTTTCACTTCCTGACGAGTTTTGCCGTCTGGATCGTGTTTGCATTGTGCGTATACGGAAAGCTTCAGTGGACGATCGTGTTTTTGCCGGCGCTCTTTATCCCGCTCGCTTTCGTCGCGCTCGGCGTGGGTTGGCTGTTCGCCGCCACGGGCGTGTATGTGCGTGACCTGACCTATGTCACGGCGCTGCTTTCGTCCATGCTGATGTTCCTTTCGCCCGTCTTTTATGCGCTCAATACTTTGCCGCCCACTTTCAGGGCGCTTGTGCTGGTCAATCCGTTGACGTTCATCATCGAGCAGGCACGGGCGGTCATGATCCATGGCGATTTGCCGGATTTCGTCGGGATCGTGATCTACCTGCTGTGCAGCATTGCTTTCGCGTGGCTTTGTCTTGCCTGGTTCCAGAAGACCCGCGAAGGTTTCGCGGACGTTCTGTAA
- the pcaC gene encoding 4-carboxymuconolactone decarboxylase translates to MNDEDRYEAGLGVRRAVLGNAHVDRSLANRTELTDEFQNFITRYAWGEIWTRDGLPRHTRSLLTIAMMVALNRSEELALHLRAAKNNGVTREQIKEVLLQTAIYCGVPAANSAFHLADKLFREDDAAAAQK, encoded by the coding sequence ATGAACGACGAAGACCGTTACGAAGCCGGGCTCGGTGTGCGCCGGGCGGTGCTGGGCAATGCGCACGTCGACCGGTCGCTCGCGAACCGTACCGAACTGACGGATGAGTTTCAGAATTTCATCACGCGTTATGCATGGGGCGAAATCTGGACGCGCGATGGGTTGCCGCGTCACACGCGCAGCCTGCTGACCATCGCGATGATGGTCGCGCTCAACCGCAGCGAAGAGCTCGCACTGCATCTGAGGGCTGCGAAGAACAACGGTGTGACGCGGGAGCAGATCAAAGAGGTGCTGCTGCAAACCGCGATCTATTGCGGTGTGCCGGCGGCCAACTCGGCGTTTCATCTGGCCGACAAGCTGTTTCGTGAAGACGACGCGGCGGCCGCGCAGAAGTAA
- the pcaD gene encoding 3-oxoadipate enol-lactonase, which translates to MPYAAVNGTELHYRIDGDRHGHAPWIVLSNSLGADLSMWAPQVAALSKHFRVLRYDTRGHGHSEAPKGPYTIEQLTGDVLGLMDTLKIARAHFCGLSMGGLTGVALAARHADRIERVVLCNTAARIGSPEVWVPRAAKARTEGMVALADAVLPRWFTADYIEREPVVLAMIRDVFTHTDKEGYASNCDAIDAADLRPEAPGIKVPALVISGTHDLAATPAQGRELAQAIAGARYVELDASHISNIEKAEAFTKTVIDFLTEQK; encoded by the coding sequence ATGCCTTACGCCGCAGTCAATGGCACCGAGCTTCATTATCGAATCGACGGCGACCGTCACGGCCACGCGCCGTGGATCGTCCTGTCGAATTCCCTCGGCGCCGATCTGTCCATGTGGGCGCCGCAAGTCGCGGCGCTGTCGAAACACTTTCGCGTGCTGCGCTACGACACGCGCGGCCATGGCCATTCGGAAGCGCCGAAAGGCCCCTACACGATCGAGCAACTGACCGGCGACGTGCTCGGCCTGATGGATACGCTGAAGATCGCCCGCGCGCATTTCTGCGGCCTGTCGATGGGCGGCCTGACCGGCGTTGCGCTCGCCGCGCGCCACGCGGATCGTATCGAGCGCGTGGTGCTGTGCAATACGGCCGCGCGCATCGGTTCGCCGGAAGTGTGGGTGCCGCGCGCCGCGAAGGCGCGCACCGAAGGCATGGTCGCGTTGGCCGATGCCGTTTTGCCGCGCTGGTTTACGGCGGACTATATCGAGCGCGAGCCGGTGGTGCTGGCCATGATTCGCGACGTGTTCACGCACACCGACAAGGAAGGCTACGCATCGAATTGCGACGCCATCGACGCCGCCGACCTGCGCCCCGAGGCGCCCGGCATCAAGGTGCCGGCGCTGGTGATCAGCGGTACGCACGATCTGGCCGCCACGCCGGCGCAAGGCCGCGAACTGGCGCAGGCGATTGCGGGCGCGCGTTACGTGGAGCTGGACGCCTCGCACATTTCCAACATCGAGAAAGCCGAGGCTTTCACGAAGACCGTGATCGATTTCCTGACGGAGCAGAAATGA
- a CDS encoding 3-carboxy-cis,cis-muconate cycloisomerase, with amino-acid sequence MLDSSARLTVLLCGTQPMNDIWAPRATLQCMLDVEAALARASATHHVIPRAAVAAIEAACQADHLDADALACDAALGGNLAIPLVKQLTARVKAADAEASKYVHWGATSQDIIDTATVLQLRDTFDLLDSSLQATCDAVAKLAATHRATPMIGRTWLQQALPITLGLKFAQWLDALLRHRERLDALRARVLVLQFGGAAGTLASLRDAAPLVTQSLAQELGLAVPTLPWHTQRDRIAETASLFGMLIGTLGKIARDISLQMQTEIDELAEPAAAGKGGSSTMPHKRNPVGCAAVLTAATRAPGLVATVFAGMVQEHERALGGWQAEWDALPDLARLAGGALANIEQIAAGLNVNVPRLAANLDITHGLILGEAVMLALGDSIGRLDAHHLVERASKAAIRDGRTLFDVLAADPAVTEHLPLERLKQLLDPAQYVGQAHAYVDAALALHTTRSQRDHSRE; translated from the coding sequence TCACCGTGCTTCTTTGCGGCACGCAGCCGATGAACGACATCTGGGCGCCGCGCGCCACGCTGCAATGCATGCTCGACGTGGAAGCGGCGCTCGCGCGCGCGTCAGCCACGCATCACGTGATTCCACGGGCGGCGGTGGCCGCGATCGAGGCCGCCTGCCAGGCCGATCACCTCGATGCCGACGCACTCGCGTGCGACGCCGCGCTCGGCGGCAATCTCGCGATTCCGCTCGTCAAGCAGCTCACCGCGCGCGTCAAGGCGGCCGACGCCGAAGCGTCGAAATACGTGCACTGGGGCGCCACGAGTCAGGACATCATCGACACGGCGACGGTGCTGCAATTGCGCGACACCTTCGATCTGCTCGACAGCAGCCTGCAAGCCACCTGCGACGCCGTGGCGAAACTCGCCGCCACGCATCGCGCCACGCCGATGATCGGCCGCACCTGGTTGCAGCAGGCGCTGCCCATTACGCTCGGCCTGAAATTCGCGCAATGGCTCGACGCGTTGCTGCGTCATCGCGAGCGGCTCGATGCGCTGCGCGCCCGCGTGCTGGTGTTGCAGTTCGGCGGCGCGGCGGGCACGCTGGCGAGCCTGCGCGATGCCGCGCCGCTAGTCACACAATCGCTCGCCCAAGAACTCGGCCTCGCCGTGCCGACCCTGCCGTGGCATACGCAGCGTGATCGCATTGCTGAAACGGCGTCGCTATTCGGCATGTTGATCGGCACGCTCGGCAAGATCGCGCGCGACATCTCGCTGCAGATGCAAACCGAAATCGACGAACTCGCCGAACCGGCCGCGGCCGGCAAGGGCGGTTCGTCGACCATGCCGCACAAGCGCAATCCGGTCGGCTGCGCGGCGGTGCTGACGGCGGCCACGCGTGCGCCGGGTCTCGTCGCCACGGTGTTCGCCGGCATGGTGCAGGAGCACGAGCGCGCGCTCGGCGGCTGGCAAGCCGAGTGGGATGCGCTGCCCGACCTGGCGCGCCTCGCGGGCGGCGCGCTCGCCAACATCGAGCAGATTGCCGCGGGCCTGAACGTGAACGTGCCGCGTCTTGCCGCCAACCTCGACATCACGCATGGCCTGATTCTCGGTGAAGCGGTCATGCTCGCGCTCGGCGACAGCATCGGAAGGCTCGATGCGCATCATCTGGTAGAACGCGCGTCGAAAGCCGCGATCCGCGACGGCCGCACGCTCTTCGACGTGCTTGCCGCAGACCCGGCTGTCACCGAACATCTTCCGCTCGAGCGACTGAAGCAACTGCTCGATCCGGCTCAATACGTCGGCCAGGCGCACGCTTATGTGGACGCCGCGCTGGCACTTCACACCACGCGCTCGCAGCGCGACCATTCCAGGGAGTAA